One window of Candidatus Nitrospira kreftii genomic DNA carries:
- a CDS encoding Putative Type I restriction-modification system, restriction subunit, with product MNEAETRAEHIDPALRAAGWGVVEGSRVLREYPITLGRIEGLGRRAKPLIADYVLVYRNTKLAVIEAKAWDEELTEGVGQAKDYAGKLAIRFTYATNGQGLYGIDMETGQEGEWPQYPSPDDLWKLTFAKQDAWRDRFASVPFSDKSGSWIIRFYQEIAVQRVLERIAKGDDRLLLTLATGTGKTSIAFQIAWKLFQSRWNRSREPSRRPRILFLADRNTLATQAYNDFTSFAAFEDEALVRIKPESIREKGRVPTNASLFFTIFQTFMSGPPKDGRPSPYFGEYPPDFFDFIVIDECHRGGANDESNWRGILEYFAPAVQLGLTATPKRKDNVDTYAYFGEPVYIYSLKDGINDGFLTPFKVKQISTTLDEYVYTPDDQLIEGEIEV from the coding sequence ATGAACGAAGCCGAAACCAGGGCCGAGCATATCGATCCTGCCCTCAGGGCGGCTGGTTGGGGCGTCGTCGAAGGGAGCCGCGTGCTGCGCGAGTATCCCATCACCTTGGGCCGCATCGAGGGCTTGGGACGGCGCGCGAAGCCGCTCATCGCCGATTACGTCCTTGTCTATCGCAACACCAAACTCGCTGTCATTGAAGCCAAGGCCTGGGATGAAGAACTGACGGAAGGGGTAGGGCAGGCGAAAGACTATGCGGGGAAGCTGGCCATTCGCTTCACCTACGCGACGAACGGCCAAGGGCTCTACGGCATCGACATGGAAACGGGCCAGGAAGGTGAGTGGCCACAGTACCCCAGCCCGGATGACCTCTGGAAACTGACCTTTGCCAAACAGGATGCCTGGCGGGATCGTTTTGCCAGCGTGCCGTTTTCAGATAAAAGTGGAAGCTGGATCATTCGCTTTTATCAGGAGATTGCCGTCCAGCGAGTATTGGAGCGAATAGCGAAGGGCGATGATCGGCTTCTCCTGACGCTGGCCACCGGCACGGGAAAGACATCGATCGCTTTTCAAATTGCTTGGAAACTCTTTCAATCTCGTTGGAATCGGAGTCGGGAACCGTCGAGACGCCCGCGCATTCTCTTCTTGGCAGACCGTAATACTCTCGCCACTCAGGCCTATAACGATTTTACGTCATTCGCTGCCTTTGAAGACGAAGCGCTTGTTCGAATCAAGCCGGAGTCGATCCGCGAAAAAGGGAGAGTTCCGACGAATGCGAGCCTGTTCTTTACCATCTTCCAGACCTTCATGAGTGGGCCGCCGAAGGACGGCAGGCCGTCGCCATACTTTGGCGAATACCCGCCGGACTTTTTCGATTTCATCGTCATCGATGAGTGCCATCGTGGCGGCGCGAACGACGAGAGCAACTGGCGCGGCATCCTTGAATACTTTGCCCCCGCCGTGCAGCTCGGCCTGACTGCCACGCCCAAGCGCAAAGACAACGTGGATACCTACGCCTATTTCGGCGAGCCGGTCTATATCTATTCCCTCAAGGACGGCATCAACGATGGCTTCCTGACGCCGTTCAAGGTCAAGCAGATCTCCACGACGCTCGACGAGTATGTCTATACACCGGACGATCAGCTCATCGAAGGCGAGATCGAGGTATAG
- a CDS encoding Restriction modification system DNA specificity domain protein produces the protein MKKGWETKRLGEVCSFLNRGISPRYFEMGGICVLNQKCIRDHRVSYEPARRHDARAKKVGGERLVQAGDVLINSTGTGTLGRVAQLHEAPPEPTTVDSHVTIVRPMPGKFYPRFFGYMLVVIEDAIKEAGEGCGGQTELARSVLAEKFSVHYPEALHEQQRIVGVLDEAFEGIATAKANAEKNLQNALALFESHLQSVLRDQKWKWKTLGELCEDVEYGSSAKSKVEGGVPVLRMGNIQDGRLDWENLVYTDDKTEIKKYLLKHNDVLFNRTNSPELVGKTAIYKSEMPAIFAGYLIRIHRKEDLLDADYLTYFLNSKIAFDYGKTVVISSVNQANINGTKLKSYPIPAPSLAEQKAIVAELDALSEETQRLESIYQQKLATLDELKKSLLHRAFTGEL, from the coding sequence ATGAAAAAGGGGTGGGAGACAAAGCGTCTTGGCGAAGTCTGTTCATTTCTGAATCGCGGCATATCTCCCCGGTATTTCGAAATGGGAGGGATTTGTGTCCTGAACCAGAAGTGTATTCGTGATCATCGCGTCAGCTATGAACCAGCGCGCAGACATGATGCGCGGGCAAAGAAGGTCGGGGGTGAAAGGCTGGTCCAAGCCGGGGACGTGCTCATCAATTCCACTGGAACAGGGACGCTTGGCCGTGTTGCCCAACTCCATGAGGCTCCTCCTGAGCCGACGACTGTTGATTCGCACGTGACCATTGTCCGCCCTATGCCAGGGAAGTTCTATCCGAGATTCTTCGGCTATATGCTCGTAGTCATCGAGGATGCCATCAAGGAAGCTGGCGAGGGGTGCGGAGGTCAAACGGAATTGGCCCGATCCGTCTTGGCGGAGAAATTCTCGGTGCATTATCCAGAAGCACTTCACGAACAGCAGCGGATCGTTGGCGTCCTCGATGAAGCGTTTGAGGGAATCGCCACTGCCAAAGCCAACGCAGAAAAGAACCTCCAAAATGCCCTCGCGCTCTTCGAAAGCCATCTCCAATCCGTCTTGAGAGACCAGAAGTGGAAATGGAAAACGCTGGGCGAATTATGTGAGGACGTTGAATACGGTTCTTCGGCAAAGTCGAAGGTGGAAGGCGGAGTGCCCGTGCTACGCATGGGCAACATCCAAGACGGGCGGCTCGATTGGGAGAACCTCGTCTACACTGATGACAAAACCGAAATCAAAAAGTACCTGCTCAAGCATAACGACGTTCTGTTCAACCGGACGAACAGCCCTGAACTGGTAGGCAAAACTGCAATCTACAAGAGTGAGATGCCCGCAATTTTTGCGGGTTATTTGATTCGGATTCACCGCAAAGAAGACCTGCTGGATGCTGACTACCTGACCTACTTTTTGAACAGCAAAATCGCGTTCGACTACGGCAAGACCGTGGTGATTTCGAGCGTCAACCAAGCGAATATCAACGGCACAAAATTGAAGAGCTACCCAATTCCCGCACCGTCGCTGGCTGAACAAAAAGCTATTGTTGCTGAGCTCGACGCCTTGTCGGAAGAAACCCAACGTCTCGAATCCATCTATCAGCAAAAGCTCGCCACGCTGGACGAGTTGAAGAAGTCGTTGCTGCACCGGGCCTTCACTGGAGAATTGTAG
- a CDS encoding Type I restriction-modification system, methyltransferase subunit, whose amino-acid sequence MFEQAFKNIDDVLRKEAGCTTELDYTEQTSWLLFLKYLDGLEQDKADEAKLEGKRYSFILDKDYRWESWAAPKSKGGKPDHNAANTGPDLTEFVNLKLFPYLHSFKQKASGPNTIEYKIGEIFGEIKNKISSGYNLREIIDHIDELHFRSQKEKHELSHLYEAKIKNMGNAGRNGGEYYTPRPLIRAMVQVVKPRIGDRIYDGACGSAGFLCEAFDYLTAKGDLSTKDLKTLQERTFYGKEKKSLAYVIAIMNMILHGIEAPNIIHTNTLTENLADIQEKDRYEVVLANPPFGGKERKEVQQNFPIRTGETAFLFLQHFIKMLRAGGRGGVVIKNTFLSNTDNASVSLRKTLLESCNLHTVLDCPGGTFQGAGVKTVVLFFEKGEPTRKVWFYQLNPGRSLGKTNPLNDDDLKEFVKLQKTFADSPKSWTVAAKTINQATFDLSVKNPNGGEVVTHRSPQEIMDEIAALDAESAKVLKNIRTLL is encoded by the coding sequence ATGTTTGAGCAAGCCTTCAAGAACATCGATGACGTGCTGAGGAAGGAAGCCGGTTGTACCACTGAGCTGGACTACACCGAACAGACTTCCTGGCTCTTGTTTCTCAAGTACCTCGATGGGCTGGAGCAGGACAAGGCCGACGAAGCCAAGCTGGAAGGCAAGCGCTACAGCTTCATTCTGGACAAAGACTACCGTTGGGAGAGCTGGGCGGCGCCGAAGAGCAAGGGTGGGAAGCCTGATCACAACGCGGCTAACACAGGACCCGACCTCACCGAGTTCGTCAATCTGAAACTCTTTCCCTACCTACACAGTTTCAAGCAGAAGGCGAGTGGGCCGAACACGATCGAGTACAAAATCGGCGAAATCTTCGGCGAGATTAAAAATAAGATTTCGAGCGGATACAACCTGCGCGAGATCATCGACCATATCGATGAACTGCATTTCCGCTCGCAGAAAGAGAAGCACGAACTCTCGCACCTCTACGAAGCGAAGATCAAGAATATGGGCAATGCCGGGCGCAACGGCGGCGAGTACTACACGCCGCGTCCGCTCATCCGCGCGATGGTGCAGGTGGTGAAGCCAAGGATCGGCGACCGCATCTATGACGGCGCCTGTGGATCGGCGGGATTCTTGTGCGAAGCGTTCGACTATCTGACCGCCAAGGGCGATCTGTCGACGAAGGATCTTAAGACGCTGCAAGAGAGGACTTTCTACGGGAAGGAAAAGAAGTCCCTCGCCTATGTCATCGCGATCATGAACATGATCCTGCACGGCATCGAGGCGCCGAACATCATCCACACCAACACGCTCACGGAAAACCTGGCCGACATTCAGGAGAAAGACCGGTATGAAGTTGTCCTGGCCAATCCGCCATTTGGTGGGAAAGAGCGGAAGGAAGTGCAGCAGAACTTCCCCATCCGCACCGGCGAGACGGCGTTTCTGTTCCTCCAGCACTTCATCAAGATGCTCAGGGCTGGTGGACGCGGTGGCGTGGTCATCAAGAATACATTTCTCTCCAACACCGACAATGCGTCTGTGAGCCTTAGGAAGACGTTGCTGGAAAGCTGTAACCTCCACACCGTACTCGATTGCCCTGGCGGCACCTTCCAAGGCGCAGGCGTGAAGACCGTCGTGCTGTTCTTCGAAAAAGGCGAGCCGACGCGCAAAGTCTGGTTCTACCAGCTCAACCCAGGCCGCAGCCTCGGCAAGACCAACCCGCTGAATGACGACGATCTCAAAGAGTTTGTAAAGCTGCAAAAGACCTTCGCCGACTCCCCGAAAAGCTGGACCGTAGCCGCCAAGACGATCAACCAGGCGACCTTCGATCTCTCTGTAAAGAATCCAAACGGGGGCGAAGTCGTCACGCACCGCAGCCCGCAAGAGATCATGGACGAAATCGCCGCGTTGGATGCCGAGAGCGCAAAAGTGCTGAAGAATATCAGGACGCTGCTATGA
- a CDS encoding Aspartate kinase — protein MALIVHKYGGTSVGTVERIHRVADRVAQAQRDGNSLVVVLSAMSGETDRLIKLAHEVTAVPDERELDMLLSTGERVTIALLAMELRGRGINARSFTGRQVGIITDRAHTKARIARVTADRIREALGQGVVPVVAGFQGINEFSDVTTLGRGGSDLSAVALAAALKADRCIIFTDVDGVYTADPNIVPAARRIDRIAYEEMLEMASLGAKVLQTRSVEFAAKFNVPVEVNSSFTDGKGTLVTKEDKDMEAAAIAGVTGDRNQAKVTIIGVPDKPGIAARIFGPVAEANINVDMIIQNIGQATMTDLSFTIPRADLKKAEPLIQGVAKDIEAKSVSVVEAIAKVSLIGVGMRSHSGVAAKMFEVLSREGINIMMISTSEIKISCVIDEKYLELAMRSLHTAFDLDQTQA, from the coding sequence GTGGCGCTGATCGTTCACAAATACGGCGGGACGTCGGTGGGCACCGTCGAGCGAATACATCGTGTCGCCGACCGTGTGGCTCAGGCGCAGCGAGACGGAAATAGCCTCGTCGTCGTGCTCTCCGCGATGAGCGGGGAGACGGACCGGCTGATCAAACTCGCTCATGAGGTGACGGCTGTTCCTGATGAACGCGAGCTGGACATGTTGCTCTCGACGGGGGAACGCGTCACCATCGCGTTGCTGGCCATGGAGTTGCGAGGGCGTGGCATCAATGCGCGGTCGTTTACGGGTCGACAGGTCGGCATCATCACCGACCGCGCCCACACCAAGGCCCGGATCGCCCGGGTAACCGCAGATCGTATCCGTGAGGCGCTGGGACAAGGAGTGGTTCCCGTAGTGGCCGGGTTTCAGGGCATCAACGAGTTCTCGGATGTGACCACGCTGGGACGAGGCGGGTCCGATCTCTCCGCGGTCGCATTGGCGGCAGCTTTGAAGGCCGATCGATGCATCATTTTTACCGATGTTGATGGTGTCTACACCGCAGATCCGAACATTGTGCCGGCGGCAAGGCGGATCGATCGGATCGCCTATGAGGAGATGCTTGAAATGGCCAGCCTCGGAGCGAAAGTGCTCCAAACCAGGTCGGTCGAGTTTGCGGCTAAGTTCAATGTCCCTGTAGAAGTGAATTCCAGCTTCACAGACGGAAAGGGAACGCTCGTGACGAAGGAAGATAAAGATATGGAAGCAGCGGCCATCGCTGGTGTGACCGGGGATCGCAATCAAGCCAAGGTCACGATCATCGGGGTGCCGGATAAACCGGGGATTGCCGCCAGAATTTTTGGACCTGTGGCGGAGGCCAATATCAATGTGGATATGATTATCCAAAACATCGGCCAAGCCACCATGACGGATCTCTCGTTTACTATCCCGCGTGCCGATCTGAAAAAGGCTGAGCCGCTCATTCAAGGGGTGGCGAAGGACATTGAGGCAAAGTCCGTGTCGGTCGTGGAAGCAATCGCCAAAGTCTCGCTTATCGGGGTGGGCATGCGATCGCACTCTGGGGTGGCGGCCAAGATGTTCGAAGTGTTGTCTCGAGAGGGCATCAATATCATGATGATCAGCACCTCCGAGATTAAAATTTCCTGCGTCATCGATGAGAAATACCTCGAACTCGCCATGCGGTCTCTCCATACAGCGTTCGATCTCGACCAAACGCAAGCCTGA
- a CDS encoding putative 2,3-bisphosphoglycerate-independent phosphoglycerate mutase, with protein MKYVIVHAGGMAHYPQEELGGRTPLQTAATPHLDRLAQNGELGQLTIPADGVHPGGGLIGTAILGYDPKKFYPGPGPLEAASLGVSATEHDVVYRCTMVTLAPEGGKGSDIKKLGPHVIMDDATAGLIETEDARELIEAINEQLGSETIQFYPGAGHRHLMVWVKGKPRVICTDPQSILGQSIAEALPSGDGADILRKLMEAAYFILRNHPINEERSAAGKKPANCLWLWGEGRAVMWPSLVEQYEVAGAVVATNDVHRGIGISAGLDAVDPERLEGGDLRAKATVALEEFAKKDFVYVHTKLTDEVIHGTDIKAKVKGIEAFDRDLVGPLVEGLDKQGSYRFLVICDHAVGIEGPALYAFGEGGGKGAGTVSRRFTEADAIASNIPARDATKFANKFFSKS; from the coding sequence ATGAAATATGTGATCGTGCATGCCGGAGGAATGGCCCATTACCCACAAGAAGAACTGGGTGGTCGGACACCGCTCCAAACAGCCGCGACGCCCCATCTAGATCGTCTGGCACAGAACGGCGAACTTGGTCAACTGACGATTCCCGCTGACGGGGTTCACCCTGGAGGCGGGCTGATCGGGACGGCGATTCTCGGATACGATCCGAAGAAGTTTTATCCAGGTCCTGGGCCGCTTGAAGCGGCCAGTTTGGGTGTATCCGCAACGGAGCACGACGTGGTGTATCGCTGCACGATGGTGACCTTGGCACCGGAAGGGGGCAAGGGTAGTGACATCAAGAAATTGGGCCCACACGTCATCATGGACGATGCCACGGCGGGTTTGATCGAAACCGAAGACGCTCGCGAGTTGATTGAGGCGATCAATGAGCAGCTCGGTTCCGAAACTATTCAATTTTATCCCGGCGCAGGTCACCGCCATTTAATGGTCTGGGTGAAAGGGAAACCCAGGGTAATCTGCACCGATCCGCAGTCGATCCTTGGTCAATCCATCGCGGAGGCCTTACCCTCTGGGGACGGGGCGGATATTCTCCGGAAGCTGATGGAGGCCGCCTATTTCATCTTGCGCAATCATCCTATCAATGAAGAACGGAGTGCCGCCGGGAAGAAACCGGCAAATTGTCTCTGGCTCTGGGGCGAGGGTCGAGCCGTCATGTGGCCGAGCCTGGTGGAACAATACGAGGTGGCAGGGGCGGTTGTTGCCACCAACGATGTCCATCGAGGCATCGGGATCAGTGCGGGACTCGACGCGGTGGATCCCGAGCGGCTGGAGGGTGGTGATCTCCGTGCAAAGGCCACCGTGGCATTGGAGGAATTTGCCAAGAAGGATTTTGTCTATGTCCACACCAAGTTGACGGATGAGGTCATCCACGGCACCGACATCAAGGCGAAGGTCAAGGGAATCGAAGCGTTCGATCGTGACTTGGTCGGTCCCTTGGTTGAAGGCTTGGATAAGCAAGGCTCCTATCGCTTTCTCGTGATATGCGACCATGCCGTAGGCATTGAGGGGCCGGCGTTGTACGCGTTTGGAGAAGGTGGCGGAAAAGGGGCCGGGACCGTCAGCCGGCGCTTCACCGAGGCCGATGCGATTGCTTCCAACATCCCTGCCCGTGATGCCACCAAGTTTGCGAACAAGTTCTTCTCCAAAAGCTGA
- a CDS encoding Threonine synthase, producing the protein MNRWRGVIEEYRKFLPVTEKTPVISLGEGNTPLIRATRLAKAIAPGIELYLKFEGVNPTGSFKDRGMTLAISKAVEGGARAVMCASTGNTSASAAAYGARAGLSVYVLIPAGKIAMGKLSQAMMHQATVIQIEGNFDQALTLVKDFSSSLHIELVNSVNPFRIEGQKTAAFEICDQLGDAPMLHVLPVGNAGNITAYWKGYKEYRAANQIMRVPRMMGFQASGAAPIVLGRVVEQPQTVATAIRIGNPASWSSALTAVEESAGAIDMVTDEEILQAYATVAATEGVFCEPASAASVAGVAKLHRKKALQEGATVVCTLTGHGLKDADTAIGVSKPPQTVKATREDVARLLKV; encoded by the coding sequence ATGAATCGCTGGCGCGGAGTCATTGAGGAGTACCGAAAATTTCTCCCTGTGACTGAGAAGACTCCGGTCATCAGTTTGGGAGAGGGCAATACGCCCCTGATTCGTGCCACAAGATTAGCCAAGGCGATTGCCCCGGGAATCGAACTCTATTTGAAGTTTGAGGGGGTCAACCCGACCGGTTCCTTTAAAGACCGGGGAATGACCCTAGCCATCTCAAAGGCTGTCGAGGGCGGTGCACGGGCCGTCATGTGTGCCTCGACCGGCAATACCTCGGCCTCCGCCGCGGCCTATGGGGCTCGTGCGGGGTTGTCAGTGTATGTGTTGATTCCAGCCGGAAAGATCGCGATGGGCAAACTCTCGCAGGCGATGATGCATCAAGCGACGGTGATTCAGATCGAGGGGAATTTTGATCAAGCGTTGACGCTCGTGAAAGACTTTTCCTCATCGCTCCATATTGAACTCGTCAATTCGGTGAATCCTTTCAGGATCGAGGGACAGAAGACGGCGGCGTTTGAGATCTGCGACCAACTCGGCGACGCTCCGATGCTGCATGTCTTACCGGTCGGGAACGCCGGCAATATTACCGCGTATTGGAAGGGCTACAAAGAATACCGTGCGGCGAATCAGATCATGCGAGTACCTCGCATGATGGGGTTTCAAGCTTCAGGCGCTGCCCCAATCGTATTGGGCAGAGTCGTCGAACAACCGCAAACCGTCGCCACGGCAATCAGAATCGGCAACCCTGCCAGCTGGTCATCGGCCTTGACGGCGGTGGAGGAATCCGCCGGTGCGATCGATATGGTCACGGATGAAGAGATTCTCCAAGCCTACGCAACCGTAGCGGCTACGGAAGGGGTGTTTTGTGAGCCGGCATCAGCGGCCTCAGTGGCCGGTGTGGCCAAACTCCATCGAAAGAAGGCTCTCCAAGAGGGAGCGACGGTCGTCTGTACCCTGACCGGGCATGGCTTGAAGGATGCAGATACGGCGATCGGTGTATCGAAGCCACCGCAAACGGTCAAAGCAACTCGTGAGGACGTTGCCCGTTTACTGAAAGTCTGA
- a CDS encoding Homoserine dehydrogenase, whose translation MRSRIGVGIVGFGTVGTGVATILLHNAALISRRMGVPIELIRVADLDITRDRGLRLNPGVLTTNAGAVLADPNIDVVIELIGGYERAKRIIMDAIAAGKHVVTANKALLALHGEEIFDAATRKGVEVGFEASVGGGIPVIRALTEGLAGNTIESIYGIINGTSNYILSRMTHEGHSFQAVLQDAQQAGYAEADPTFDIAGIDSAHKLAILVNLAYGTPVNFKDIYTEGIMSITPTDITYAKQFGCTIKLLGIAKLVDGEIEARVHPTMLPSTSPIAQVEGVYNAIQLVGDAVGDIVLYGRGAGSMPTGSAVVSDLIAIGRNILKGIVGRVPVASFQQDQRRPIRLRSMEEISSLYYLRFTVVDRPGVLAQIAGELGRCGISISSMVQQGRREGQTVPVVIKTHTAKERDVQTALREINHKPFVSEPTMLIRVEGKDE comes from the coding sequence GTGAGGTCGCGCATCGGTGTGGGCATTGTTGGATTTGGGACGGTTGGGACCGGCGTGGCCACGATCTTGCTGCACAATGCTGCCCTCATCAGCCGTCGGATGGGTGTGCCGATCGAGCTGATCCGCGTGGCGGATCTGGACATCACGCGAGACCGGGGGCTGCGGTTGAACCCAGGGGTCTTGACCACGAATGCCGGCGCAGTGCTCGCGGATCCGAATATCGATGTGGTGATCGAGCTCATCGGCGGATACGAGAGGGCGAAGCGAATCATCATGGATGCGATTGCTGCTGGGAAGCACGTCGTCACTGCCAACAAAGCACTCTTGGCGCTCCACGGAGAGGAAATCTTCGACGCCGCCACGCGCAAGGGTGTGGAGGTGGGATTTGAGGCCAGTGTGGGTGGCGGGATTCCTGTCATTCGAGCGTTGACGGAGGGGCTTGCCGGAAATACGATCGAATCCATCTACGGGATCATCAACGGCACGTCCAACTATATTCTGTCAAGAATGACGCATGAGGGGCATAGCTTCCAAGCGGTTCTCCAGGATGCGCAACAGGCAGGATATGCCGAAGCCGATCCCACGTTTGATATTGCTGGGATCGATTCGGCGCACAAGCTGGCTATTCTCGTCAACCTCGCGTATGGAACACCGGTCAATTTCAAGGATATCTATACAGAAGGCATTATGAGCATCACGCCCACTGATATTACATATGCGAAACAGTTCGGCTGCACGATCAAGTTGCTAGGGATCGCCAAACTTGTCGACGGAGAAATCGAAGCTCGTGTACATCCTACGATGCTTCCCTCCACGTCGCCCATTGCTCAAGTCGAGGGTGTGTACAATGCCATTCAATTGGTAGGGGATGCCGTCGGTGACATCGTGCTCTATGGGCGGGGAGCCGGGTCCATGCCGACCGGAAGCGCCGTCGTCAGTGACCTGATCGCGATCGGACGGAACATACTCAAAGGCATCGTTGGTCGAGTGCCGGTGGCGTCATTTCAACAGGATCAGCGCCGGCCGATTCGCCTACGTTCGATGGAAGAAATCAGTTCGCTGTATTACCTGCGGTTTACCGTTGTGGATCGGCCCGGCGTGCTGGCACAGATCGCCGGTGAGCTGGGGCGATGTGGAATCAGCATTTCTTCGATGGTGCAACAAGGACGCCGTGAAGGGCAGACCGTGCCGGTCGTTATTAAGACCCATACCGCGAAAGAGCGCGATGTACAAACCGCGCTCCGTGAAATCAACCACAAGCCCTTCGTCTCCGAACCGACGATGCTCATTCGAGTCGAAGGCAAGGACGAGTGA
- a CDS encoding putative aminotransferase, PLP-dependent translates to MGLGDGFYRIKRLPPYVFAQVQSLKLEARQRGEDIIDFGMGNPDQPTPPHIVEKMIEAARKGKNHRYSASRGITKLRHAICGWYKRNYNVDLDPETEAIVTIGSKEGLAHLALATIGPGDVVLTPTPTYPIHMYSFIIAGGEVRGIELRQDSDFFEDLTRVYRQTFPRPKILVINFPHNPTTAIVDLEFFKKIVAFAKEHNVIVIHDLAYADLVFDGYKAPSFLQIPGAKECGVEFYTLSKAYNMPGWRVGFCVGNREVVGALAKIKSYLDYGIFQPLQIASVIALNGPQDCVKDTVLRYQKRRDTLVGGLNRIGWQVAKPLATMFVWARIPLPYRHMGSLEFSKLLLKEAKVAVSPGIGFGEGGEEYVRFGLVENEHRTRQAVRGIRKALKLDGDEE, encoded by the coding sequence ATGGGGTTGGGCGACGGTTTTTATCGGATCAAACGGCTCCCGCCGTATGTGTTCGCGCAGGTTCAATCACTGAAGCTTGAAGCTCGGCAGCGTGGTGAGGACATTATCGATTTCGGGATGGGTAATCCCGATCAGCCGACTCCACCTCATATCGTTGAGAAGATGATCGAGGCGGCTCGCAAGGGGAAGAACCACCGCTATTCGGCATCGCGTGGAATTACCAAGCTGCGCCATGCGATCTGTGGCTGGTACAAGCGAAACTACAATGTCGATCTGGACCCAGAAACTGAAGCCATAGTCACCATCGGCTCAAAAGAAGGTCTCGCGCATCTCGCCTTGGCTACGATTGGTCCGGGTGATGTTGTCCTGACTCCGACACCGACGTATCCTATCCATATGTATAGCTTTATTATCGCGGGAGGCGAAGTCCGTGGGATTGAGCTCCGGCAGGATAGCGACTTTTTTGAAGATCTGACTCGGGTCTACCGGCAGACATTTCCGCGTCCGAAGATTCTGGTCATCAACTTTCCGCACAATCCAACGACGGCAATTGTGGATCTGGAATTTTTCAAGAAGATCGTCGCGTTTGCCAAGGAACACAATGTGATCGTGATCCACGACCTCGCGTATGCCGATTTGGTATTCGACGGCTACAAGGCTCCGAGCTTTCTTCAGATCCCGGGAGCGAAAGAGTGTGGGGTAGAGTTCTATACGCTATCCAAAGCCTACAATATGCCTGGTTGGAGAGTGGGCTTCTGTGTCGGCAACCGGGAGGTTGTCGGAGCGCTGGCCAAAATCAAGAGTTACCTGGATTACGGGATTTTTCAGCCGCTTCAAATCGCGAGCGTGATCGCGCTCAACGGTCCTCAGGACTGCGTAAAAGACACCGTGCTGCGCTATCAGAAACGCCGAGATACGTTGGTCGGTGGATTGAATCGGATCGGCTGGCAGGTCGCAAAGCCACTGGCCACGATGTTTGTCTGGGCGCGTATTCCGTTGCCCTATCGCCATATGGGCTCACTGGAGTTTTCAAAGCTCCTACTGAAGGAGGCGAAGGTGGCGGTTTCTCCCGGAATTGGATTCGGTGAAGGTGGTGAGGAGTACGTGCGATTTGGGCTCGTAGAGAACGAACATCGAACAAGGCAAGCGGTCAGGGGAATTCGCAAGGCTCTTAAGCTTGATGGAGACGAAGAGTGA
- a CDS encoding pyridoxine 5'-phosphate synthase, producing the protein MARLGVNVDHVATLRQARGGTDPDPLAAAVLVELAGADGIVVHLREDRRHIQDRDLRLLREMTRTKLDLEMAADGEMVKIALNIKPDLVTLVPEKRQELTTEGGLDVAGQRDRIQGVVTLLHNGGIPVSVFIEPDLNQVKAAHKISADFVELHTGRYANATRSKEADMEFEAITQAARLSYKLGIGVNAGHGLNYRNVKRLTHIPEIVEYNIGHSIIARSVLVGLVQAVKEMKALLA; encoded by the coding sequence ATGGCGCGGCTCGGTGTAAATGTCGATCATGTTGCGACGTTGAGACAGGCTCGCGGAGGAACCGATCCCGATCCGCTCGCAGCGGCGGTGCTTGTTGAGCTCGCAGGAGCCGACGGCATTGTCGTCCATCTCCGGGAAGACCGACGTCACATTCAAGATCGCGATCTTCGGCTTCTTCGGGAAATGACCCGCACGAAGCTCGACCTGGAAATGGCTGCTGACGGAGAAATGGTGAAGATCGCTCTCAACATCAAGCCGGATCTGGTCACATTGGTGCCGGAGAAACGACAAGAACTGACCACCGAAGGCGGTCTCGACGTGGCAGGACAGCGTGATCGGATTCAAGGTGTCGTAACGCTGTTACATAACGGCGGGATTCCTGTCAGCGTCTTTATTGAGCCGGATTTGAATCAAGTGAAGGCGGCACACAAGATCTCCGCAGATTTTGTGGAACTGCATACAGGTCGCTATGCGAATGCCACACGTTCGAAAGAAGCCGATATGGAATTCGAGGCAATCACGCAAGCTGCCAGGCTCTCGTATAAGCTCGGGATCGGGGTCAATGCCGGTCATGGACTGAACTATCGCAACGTCAAGCGACTGACGCATATCCCTGAAATCGTTGAGTATAACATCGGCCACAGCATCATCGCGCGTTCCGTCCTCGTCGGCCTCGTCCAAGCTGTGAAAGAAATGAAGGCCTTGCTGGCTTAG